The proteins below come from a single Takifugu flavidus isolate HTHZ2018 chromosome 6, ASM371156v2, whole genome shotgun sequence genomic window:
- the LOC130527881 gene encoding uncharacterized protein LOC130527881 isoform X3 — protein sequence MFLKKTGEHFFCKITAIDDKSIRRQIFLTTFRKKMNVRVFSGCVPIRLPTSWDYVVIDLAEFTYQLFKTKYVKTVEIQIYTKCRIRRVYFSDKLYSQEELPCGREAEVSGESEAAPSINEVMADKLPGVPAGSGHQGRGSRFNNPRSGTSHQSTAAAHEYQSGFRSILSSLVWSPLKFWRKEVNTGHVKRVKDEDIKSLAIELQGRNMRTTYISYPHDPEDNVGIRQPILNLLMKNTGGDCGLEITVTDDNSIRRRIFLSTFRKEMKVSVFSGFVPLRLSTYWDYIIINLAELTHQLFGTKYVKTLKIQIHANCRIQRVYFSDRLYSQQDLPHDWKENEAAPSINEVMASGVPSGSGHWGHGNRYNELRSGTCCQPTAAVHNCQPGFRSILYSTGWSLLKFWNIEVKNGHVKSVMDEDIKSFSIEVQGSSQTTYISFPHDLEDNLGIRQPIFNMLLKKSGEDFFCKITVTDEKSVQRQIFLSTFRKEMKVRVFSGCVPIRLSTSWDYIIINLAEVTYQLFGTKYVKTVKIQIHANCRIRRVYFSDRLSSHEELPRDFKVKNLALSKMAHDIDKEMADQPSGVPTGSEYQGLDSGYNEPRSEMSCQTTAAAQDCTGWSSLKLWDIEVNNEHVKDFMEEDIKSLATEERGRNVPSSYSLDIRRSTFNMLLKMPAEYCLALIKRIWFWMHQKLFYHV from the exons ATGTTTCTGAAGAAAACTGGAGAGcattttttctgtaaaataaca GCGATTGATGACAAAAGCATCCGACGGCAAATATTCCTGACCACCTTCAGAAAGAAGATGAATGTGAGGGTGTTTTCAGGTTGTGTCCCAATAAGACTTCCTACGTCCTGGGATTACGTTGTTATCGACTTGGCAGAATTTACCTATCAattatttaaaaccaaatatGTTAAGACAGTGGAAATACAA ATCTATACAAAATGTCGGATACGAAGAGTGTATTTCTCCGACAAACTATACTCTCAGGAAGAGCTGCCATGTGGTCGTGAAGCTGAAGTTTCAGGAGAGAGTGAAGCGGCACCCAGCATCAATGAAGTGATGGCCGATAAGTTGCCAGGGGTCCCAGCTGGGTCAGGGCATCAGGGCCGAGGTAGCAGATTTAATAATCCAAGAAGTGGAACCAGCCATCAGtctacagctgctgctcatgAATACCAATCTGGATTTCGATCTATTTTATCCAGCCTGGTGTGGAGTCCACTGAAATTTTGGAGAAAAGAA GTTAATACTGGACATGTAAAGAGGGTTAAGGATGAGGATATAAAGTCTTTAGCCATTGAACTGCAAGGAAGAAACATGCG AACCACCTATATATCATATCCACACGACCCTGAGGATAACGTGGGTATCAGGCAACCAATTTTAAACCTGTTGATGAAGAACACTGGAGGAGATTGCGGCTTGGAAATAACA GTAACTGATGACAACAGCATTCGGCGGCGAATATTCCTGAGCACCTTCAGAAAGGAGATGAAAGTGAGCGTGTTTTCAGGTTTTGTCCCATTGAGACTTTCTACATACTGGGATTACATTATTATCAACCTGGCAGAACTTACCCACCAATTATTCGGAACCAAATATGTTAAGACACTGAAAATACAA ATCCATGCAAACTGTCGGATACAAAGAGTGTATTTCTCTGACAGACTATACTCTCAACAAGACCTGCCACATGACTGGAAAGAGAACGAAGCAGCACCCAGCATCAATGAAGTGATGGCCTCAGGGGTCCCATCTGGGTCAGGGCATTGGGGCCATGGCAACAGATATAATGAACTGAGAAGTGGAACTTGCTGTCAGCCCACAGCTGCTGTTCACAACTGCCAACCTGGATTTCGATCCATTCTATACAGCACGGGGTGGAGTCTACTTAAATTTTGGAATATAGAA GTTAAAAATGGACACGTCAAAAGTGTTATGGATGAAGACATTAAGTCTTTTTCTATTGAAGTACAAGGATCTTCGCA AACGACCTATATTTCCTTTCCACATGACCTTGAGGATAACCTGGGTATCAGGCAACCGATATTCAACATGTTGCTGAAGAAAAGTGGAGAGgattttttctgtaaaataaca GTGACTGATGAGAAAAGCGTCCAAAGGCAAATATTCCTGAGCACCTTCAGAAAGGAGATGAAAGTGAGGGTGTTTTCAGGTTGTGTCCCAATAAGACTTTCTACGTCCTGGGATTACATTATTATCAACTTGGCAGAAGTTACATATCAATTATTTGGAACTAAATATGTAAAAACGGTGAAAATTCAA ATCCATGCAAACTGTCGGATACGAAGAGTATATTTCTCTGACAGACTATCCTCTCATGAAGAGCTACCACGTGACTTCAAAGTAAAAAATTTAGCATTGAGTAAAATGGCACACGACATCGATAAAGAGATGGCTGACCAACCGTCAGGGGTCCCAACTGGGTCAGAGTATCAGGGCCTTGATAGTGGATATAATGAACCAAGAAGTGAAATGAGCTGTCagaccacagctgctgctcaggactGCACTGGGTGGAGTTCACTTAAACTTTGGGATATTGAA
- the LOC130527881 gene encoding uncharacterized protein LOC130527881 isoform X2, translating to MIVILNQFVLDCGFQLFKRVKDNFSLIYGPKMNKMCSQDKNGLVQSVMDEEIKSLVTEVQGRNLQTAYLSFPLNPEDNLGISQPIFNMFLKKTGEHFFCKITAIDDKSIRRQIFLTTFRKKMNVRVFSGCVPIRLPTSWDYVVIDLAEFTYQLFKTKYVKTVEIQIYTKCRIRRVYFSDKLYSQEELPCGREAEVSGESEAAPSINEVMADKLPGVPAGSGHQGRGSRFNNPRSGTSHQSTAAAHEYQSGFRSILSSLVWSPLKFWRKEVNTGHVKRVKDEDIKSLAIELQGRNMRTTYISYPHDPEDNVGIRQPILNLLMKNTGGDCGLEITVTDDNSIRRRIFLSTFRKEMKIHANCRIQRVYFSDRLYSQQDLPHDWKENEAAPSINEVMASGVPSGSGHWGHGNRYNELRSGTCCQPTAAVHNCQPGFRSILYSTGWSLLKFWNIEVKNGHVKSVMDEDIKSFSIEVQGSSQTTYISFPHDLEDNLGIRQPIFNMLLKKSGEDFFCKITVTDEKSVQRQIFLSTFRKEMKVRVFSGCVPIRLSTSWDYIIINLAEVTYQLFGTKYVKTVKIQIHANCRIRRVYFSDRLSSHEELPRDFKVKNLALSKMAHDIDKEMADQPSGVPTGSEYQGLDSGYNEPRSEMSCQTTAAAQDCTGWSSLKLWDIEVNNEHVKDFMEEDIKSLATEERGRNVPSSYSLDIRRSTFNMLLKMPAEYCLALIKRIWFWMHQKLFYHV from the exons ATGATAGTCATTTTGAATCAGTTTGTCCTGGACTGTGGGTTTCAACTGTTTAAGCGCGTAAAAGATAATTTTTCACTTATTTATGGGcctaaaatgaacaaaatgtgtTCACAGGATAAAAATGGACTTGTCCAAAGTGTTATGGATGAAGAAATAAAGTCTCTAGTCACTGAAGTACAGGGAAGAAATCTGCA AACGGCCTATCTTTCATTTCCCCTCAACCCTGAGGATAACCTGGGTATCAGCCAACCAATATTCAACATGTTTCTGAAGAAAACTGGAGAGcattttttctgtaaaataaca GCGATTGATGACAAAAGCATCCGACGGCAAATATTCCTGACCACCTTCAGAAAGAAGATGAATGTGAGGGTGTTTTCAGGTTGTGTCCCAATAAGACTTCCTACGTCCTGGGATTACGTTGTTATCGACTTGGCAGAATTTACCTATCAattatttaaaaccaaatatGTTAAGACAGTGGAAATACAA ATCTATACAAAATGTCGGATACGAAGAGTGTATTTCTCCGACAAACTATACTCTCAGGAAGAGCTGCCATGTGGTCGTGAAGCTGAAGTTTCAGGAGAGAGTGAAGCGGCACCCAGCATCAATGAAGTGATGGCCGATAAGTTGCCAGGGGTCCCAGCTGGGTCAGGGCATCAGGGCCGAGGTAGCAGATTTAATAATCCAAGAAGTGGAACCAGCCATCAGtctacagctgctgctcatgAATACCAATCTGGATTTCGATCTATTTTATCCAGCCTGGTGTGGAGTCCACTGAAATTTTGGAGAAAAGAA GTTAATACTGGACATGTAAAGAGGGTTAAGGATGAGGATATAAAGTCTTTAGCCATTGAACTGCAAGGAAGAAACATGCG AACCACCTATATATCATATCCACACGACCCTGAGGATAACGTGGGTATCAGGCAACCAATTTTAAACCTGTTGATGAAGAACACTGGAGGAGATTGCGGCTTGGAAATAACA GTAACTGATGACAACAGCATTCGGCGGCGAATATTCCTGAGCACCTTCAGAAAGGAGATGAAA ATCCATGCAAACTGTCGGATACAAAGAGTGTATTTCTCTGACAGACTATACTCTCAACAAGACCTGCCACATGACTGGAAAGAGAACGAAGCAGCACCCAGCATCAATGAAGTGATGGCCTCAGGGGTCCCATCTGGGTCAGGGCATTGGGGCCATGGCAACAGATATAATGAACTGAGAAGTGGAACTTGCTGTCAGCCCACAGCTGCTGTTCACAACTGCCAACCTGGATTTCGATCCATTCTATACAGCACGGGGTGGAGTCTACTTAAATTTTGGAATATAGAA GTTAAAAATGGACACGTCAAAAGTGTTATGGATGAAGACATTAAGTCTTTTTCTATTGAAGTACAAGGATCTTCGCA AACGACCTATATTTCCTTTCCACATGACCTTGAGGATAACCTGGGTATCAGGCAACCGATATTCAACATGTTGCTGAAGAAAAGTGGAGAGgattttttctgtaaaataaca GTGACTGATGAGAAAAGCGTCCAAAGGCAAATATTCCTGAGCACCTTCAGAAAGGAGATGAAAGTGAGGGTGTTTTCAGGTTGTGTCCCAATAAGACTTTCTACGTCCTGGGATTACATTATTATCAACTTGGCAGAAGTTACATATCAATTATTTGGAACTAAATATGTAAAAACGGTGAAAATTCAA ATCCATGCAAACTGTCGGATACGAAGAGTATATTTCTCTGACAGACTATCCTCTCATGAAGAGCTACCACGTGACTTCAAAGTAAAAAATTTAGCATTGAGTAAAATGGCACACGACATCGATAAAGAGATGGCTGACCAACCGTCAGGGGTCCCAACTGGGTCAGAGTATCAGGGCCTTGATAGTGGATATAATGAACCAAGAAGTGAAATGAGCTGTCagaccacagctgctgctcaggactGCACTGGGTGGAGTTCACTTAAACTTTGGGATATTGAA
- the LOC130527881 gene encoding uncharacterized protein LOC130527881 isoform X1: MIVILNQFVLDCGFQLFKRVKDNFSLIYGPKMNKMCSQDKNGLVQSVMDEEIKSLVTEVQGRNLQTAYLSFPLNPEDNLGISQPIFNMFLKKTGEHFFCKITAIDDKSIRRQIFLTTFRKKMNVRVFSGCVPIRLPTSWDYVVIDLAEFTYQLFKTKYVKTVEIQIYTKCRIRRVYFSDKLYSQEELPCGREAEVSGESEAAPSINEVMADKLPGVPAGSGHQGRGSRFNNPRSGTSHQSTAAAHEYQSGFRSILSSLVWSPLKFWRKEVNTGHVKRVKDEDIKSLAIELQGRNMRTTYISYPHDPEDNVGIRQPILNLLMKNTGGDCGLEITVTDDNSIRRRIFLSTFRKEMKVSVFSGFVPLRLSTYWDYIIINLAELTHQLFGTKYVKTLKIQIHANCRIQRVYFSDRLYSQQDLPHDWKENEAAPSINEVMASGVPSGSGHWGHGNRYNELRSGTCCQPTAAVHNCQPGFRSILYSTGWSLLKFWNIEVKNGHVKSVMDEDIKSFSIEVQGSSQTTYISFPHDLEDNLGIRQPIFNMLLKKSGEDFFCKITVTDEKSVQRQIFLSTFRKEMKVRVFSGCVPIRLSTSWDYIIINLAEVTYQLFGTKYVKTVKIQIHANCRIRRVYFSDRLSSHEELPRDFKVKNLALSKMAHDIDKEMADQPSGVPTGSEYQGLDSGYNEPRSEMSCQTTAAAQDCTGWSSLKLWDIEVNNEHVKDFMEEDIKSLATEERGRNVPSSYSLDIRRSTFNMLLKMPAEYCLALIKRIWFWMHQKLFYHV, translated from the exons ATGATAGTCATTTTGAATCAGTTTGTCCTGGACTGTGGGTTTCAACTGTTTAAGCGCGTAAAAGATAATTTTTCACTTATTTATGGGcctaaaatgaacaaaatgtgtTCACAGGATAAAAATGGACTTGTCCAAAGTGTTATGGATGAAGAAATAAAGTCTCTAGTCACTGAAGTACAGGGAAGAAATCTGCA AACGGCCTATCTTTCATTTCCCCTCAACCCTGAGGATAACCTGGGTATCAGCCAACCAATATTCAACATGTTTCTGAAGAAAACTGGAGAGcattttttctgtaaaataaca GCGATTGATGACAAAAGCATCCGACGGCAAATATTCCTGACCACCTTCAGAAAGAAGATGAATGTGAGGGTGTTTTCAGGTTGTGTCCCAATAAGACTTCCTACGTCCTGGGATTACGTTGTTATCGACTTGGCAGAATTTACCTATCAattatttaaaaccaaatatGTTAAGACAGTGGAAATACAA ATCTATACAAAATGTCGGATACGAAGAGTGTATTTCTCCGACAAACTATACTCTCAGGAAGAGCTGCCATGTGGTCGTGAAGCTGAAGTTTCAGGAGAGAGTGAAGCGGCACCCAGCATCAATGAAGTGATGGCCGATAAGTTGCCAGGGGTCCCAGCTGGGTCAGGGCATCAGGGCCGAGGTAGCAGATTTAATAATCCAAGAAGTGGAACCAGCCATCAGtctacagctgctgctcatgAATACCAATCTGGATTTCGATCTATTTTATCCAGCCTGGTGTGGAGTCCACTGAAATTTTGGAGAAAAGAA GTTAATACTGGACATGTAAAGAGGGTTAAGGATGAGGATATAAAGTCTTTAGCCATTGAACTGCAAGGAAGAAACATGCG AACCACCTATATATCATATCCACACGACCCTGAGGATAACGTGGGTATCAGGCAACCAATTTTAAACCTGTTGATGAAGAACACTGGAGGAGATTGCGGCTTGGAAATAACA GTAACTGATGACAACAGCATTCGGCGGCGAATATTCCTGAGCACCTTCAGAAAGGAGATGAAAGTGAGCGTGTTTTCAGGTTTTGTCCCATTGAGACTTTCTACATACTGGGATTACATTATTATCAACCTGGCAGAACTTACCCACCAATTATTCGGAACCAAATATGTTAAGACACTGAAAATACAA ATCCATGCAAACTGTCGGATACAAAGAGTGTATTTCTCTGACAGACTATACTCTCAACAAGACCTGCCACATGACTGGAAAGAGAACGAAGCAGCACCCAGCATCAATGAAGTGATGGCCTCAGGGGTCCCATCTGGGTCAGGGCATTGGGGCCATGGCAACAGATATAATGAACTGAGAAGTGGAACTTGCTGTCAGCCCACAGCTGCTGTTCACAACTGCCAACCTGGATTTCGATCCATTCTATACAGCACGGGGTGGAGTCTACTTAAATTTTGGAATATAGAA GTTAAAAATGGACACGTCAAAAGTGTTATGGATGAAGACATTAAGTCTTTTTCTATTGAAGTACAAGGATCTTCGCA AACGACCTATATTTCCTTTCCACATGACCTTGAGGATAACCTGGGTATCAGGCAACCGATATTCAACATGTTGCTGAAGAAAAGTGGAGAGgattttttctgtaaaataaca GTGACTGATGAGAAAAGCGTCCAAAGGCAAATATTCCTGAGCACCTTCAGAAAGGAGATGAAAGTGAGGGTGTTTTCAGGTTGTGTCCCAATAAGACTTTCTACGTCCTGGGATTACATTATTATCAACTTGGCAGAAGTTACATATCAATTATTTGGAACTAAATATGTAAAAACGGTGAAAATTCAA ATCCATGCAAACTGTCGGATACGAAGAGTATATTTCTCTGACAGACTATCCTCTCATGAAGAGCTACCACGTGACTTCAAAGTAAAAAATTTAGCATTGAGTAAAATGGCACACGACATCGATAAAGAGATGGCTGACCAACCGTCAGGGGTCCCAACTGGGTCAGAGTATCAGGGCCTTGATAGTGGATATAATGAACCAAGAAGTGAAATGAGCTGTCagaccacagctgctgctcaggactGCACTGGGTGGAGTTCACTTAAACTTTGGGATATTGAA